In one Dermatophagoides farinae isolate YC_2012a chromosome 4, ASM2471394v1, whole genome shotgun sequence genomic region, the following are encoded:
- the LOC124491018 gene encoding uncharacterized protein LOC124491018 isoform X1, with protein sequence MTFVVNGHHHRDSHDHNADDDDDDKRNRPFHQQQQQRLSEQHHHPLLSIMDLKSTGPIHHHSNANELFSSLSDHHDGPVSTNVAHHESSSLNLIRNDDSDSDTKRSVREPRRNSKLGQDFPPIKKDGDLPAAGRINSKDLSRSNNKNGNSGSSHGMDDLLGGLAQLLGGNLKMPTSTTGNGPPLPLQPHLFTNPDQQAKLAQMLLGQMANNGGLNQRIPAHLAHLIPRGGPNFPAGFSGGPVGPPPPPLPPPKLNGRPSANFGQSNYPSFQLPFIPLLSTGANSRPQQSPPAIPLNNPPMLMPPVKPGSNSINNNNPMMKMPPTLHGLSKAEMDALIHQFISPSANINNNNKTMMNNVIANLMSKISSSSSGDRLDHSSNNKIDTFIPFFGAHHNNDTSNGNNAINNNRLLITSSASEPPPQIITMQEDEGPSVFEMVVKHKIGPTTTSTTTMMTTISSNSIRPTSTTINPTISTVINPDVTEIRNHHHKQQQHQNPGNQYSHILRVTSNPIHSSKINDVVYGKRIPVTTSTVGLEPSFTSTTITSFSSTISSSSTMDKTSASQELPYQTATVSTPPLNLPTTSVSYGKPVIMQLPIENVKPKIGQFDPTHMIDATIATARNNVGGSNNKIGIIESIKPSKSSPGNQIPGTGSFSNTNNGGTQNSNSTTKKSLAKPYVRRPAFRPRPNVPIVRIDTCIVGDDSTCDISLNEKCITELGLSSCQCRPGFARIIPRTNCSPVISLSLSFRVDKMAGNKVQFTRSLLNANSEEYQYLEFESIHAMNSLFAQTKSLNTYLMAVKINRFYAVGGRTIVNATISLRSNDSSINTSQRIKRQLQQELTQAIIESQNNLGESQLSVDSGSNAITRIDDLDECSAPDLNDCSRNAHCVNEFGGFRCECESGYEDKFADGDRWQTGRVCSTCSPSYCSNRGECLIIKGERVCRCRANFIGSQCDIDAEVLGVAVGGSIAALVIIVITFICLYMWNQRFRHEQQKIEAMSAASGHTFSYMNKPSAASLAALATMSRMSTIDGTVVGAGGYGRSLSSSLWPQIHHHHAYSADSQQHLLQSSSSTNTTTNSASTNGYGYTGGGGGTTATNNMQDTTTTTNMQHPNASHVYAQPVRVVPNNNNNHHHSSSDHYDPSSSNIGYSTESIWNNGRNGRNSTRTISTANNNNNNKTSKSRHYNNHHDSYHNDRRHNNHNNNNNNNNGTISGGQSTGIHYPSSYKHDVYNETEFSTRELIYSPGHLYATNPSAVRHHQSSSHAYY encoded by the exons gtccaattcatcatcattcgaatgcaaatgaattgttttcatcattgtctgatcatcatgatggccCAGTTTCTACAAATGTCGCCCatcatgaatcatcatcattgaatctaaTTAGAAATGACGATAGTGATAGTGATACAAAACGATCAGTACGTGAACCGCGAAGAAATTCCAAATTAGGACAAGATTTTCCTCCAATCAAGAAAGATGGCGATTTACCGGCCGCTGGACGTATAAATTCCAAAGATTTATCAcgttcaaataataaaaacggTAATAGTGGCTCATCACATGGAATGGATGATCTTCTTGGTGGACTTGCACAATTACTTGGTGGTAATCTTAAAATGCCTACTTCAACTACAGGAAATGGTccaccattaccattgcAGCCGCATCTATTTACCAATCCGGATCAACAGGCAAAATTAGCACAAATGTTATTAGGACAAATGGCCAATAATGGTGGACTAAATCAACGAATACCTGCACATTTAGCACATCTTATACCTCGAGGTGGTCCAAATTTTCCGGCTGGTTTTAGTGGTGGTCCTGTTGGTCCGCCACcgccaccactaccaccacccaAACTTAATGGTAGACCATCGGCCAATTTCGGTCAATCTAATTATCCTTCATTTCAATTGCCATTCATTCCTTTATTATCAACTGGTGCTAATTCAAGACCACAACAATCACCACCGGCAATACCATTAAATAATCCACCAATGCTAATGCCACCTGTGAAACCTGGTTCAAATagtatcaataataataatccaatgatgaagatgcCACCAACATTACATGGACTATCTAAAGCCGAAATGGATGCCctaattcatcaattcatatCGCCATCGGccaatataaataataacaacaaaacgatgatgaacaatgtgATTGCCAATCTAATGTCGAAAATTAGTTCTTCATCATCCGGAGATCGATTAGATCATtcaagtaataataaaattgatacaTTCATACCATTTTTCGGTGCACATCATAACAATGATACATCAAATGGTAATAATgcaattaataataatcgattattgataACATCATCGGCATcggaaccaccaccacaaatTATAACAATGCAAGAGGATGAAGGGCCAAGTGTATTCGAAATGGTTGTTAAACATAAAATTGGACCTACAACCACATCGACTACAACTATGATGACTACGATTTCCTCTAATTCAATTCGACCAACATCTACGACAATAAATCCAACTATTTCGACCGTTATCAATCCTGATGTAACCGAAATTcgtaatcatcaccataagcAGCAACAGCATCAAAATCCTGGTAATCAATATTCACATATATTACGTGTTACATCGaatccaattcattcatctaaaATAAACGATGTTGTTTATGGAAAACGTATTCCGGTTACTACATCTACTGTCGGTTTAGAGCCATCGTTTacatcaacaacgataacTTCATTCTCCTCAacgatttcatcatcatctacaatGGATAAAACTTCAGCTAGCCAAGAATTACCGTACCAAACGGCTACTGTTTCAACACCACCATTAAATTTACCAACAACAAGTGTATCATATGGAAAACCTGTAATCATGCAATTaccaattgaaaatgtaaagCCCAAAATCGGACAATTTGACCCAACACATATGATTGATGCAACAATAGCTACGGCTAGAAATAATGTCGGTGgatcgaataataaaattggtataatcgaatcgataaaaccatcaaaatcatcaccagGTAATCAAATACCCGGGACCGGTTCATTCAGCAACACTAATAACGGTGGTactcaaaattcaaattctacaacgaaaaaatcattggcaAAACCATATGTACGTCGTCCGGCATTTCGACCACGGCCAAATGTACCGATCGTACGTATTGATACCTGTATCGTTGGTGATGATAGTACATGTGatatttcattgaatgaaaaatgcatTACCGAACTGGGTCTTAGTTCATGTCAATGTCGACCAGGTTTTGCACGAATTATTCCACGTACAAATTGTTCACCAgtcatatcattatcattatcgtttcGTGTGGATAAAATGGCCGGTAATAAAGTACAATTCACAcgttcattattgaatgcTAATTCTGAAGAATATCAATATTTGGAATTTGAATCTATACATGcaatgaattcattgtttGCACAGACCAAATCATTGAATACTTATTTGATGGCTGTcaaaattaatcgattctATGCTGTTGGTGGCCGTACCATTGTCAATGCAACCATTTCATTACGATCGAATGATAGTTCGATCAATACATCACAACGTATCAAACGACAATTACAGCAAGAATTAACGCAAGCTATAATTGAATCACAAAATAATCTTGGTGAATCACAGTTATCAGTGGATTCTGGTTCAAATGCTATCACACGAATCGATGATCTGGATGAATGTTCCGCACCCGATCTAAATGATTGTTCGCGTAATGCACATTGTGTGAATGAATTCGGTGGTTTCCGTTGTGAATGTGAATCCGGTTATGAAGATAAATTCGCTGATGGTGATCGATGGCAAACCGGTCGTGTTTGTTCAACTTGTTCACCATCATATTGTTCAAATCGTGGTGAATGCTTAATCATCAAAGGTGAACGTGTTTGTCGATGTCGGGCAAACTTTATTGGTAGCCAATGTGATATTGATGCTGAAGTTTTAGGTGTTGCTGTTGGTGGTTCCATTGCTGCAttggtcatcattgtcattacaTTCATCTGTCTTTATATGTGGAA CCAAAGATTTCgtcatgaacaacaaaaaattgaagcaATGTCAGCTGCAAGTGGTCATACATTTAGCTATATGAATAAACCTTCAGCTGCATCATTAGCAGCATTGGCTACAATGTCACGTATGTCAACTATTGATGGTACAGTTGTTGGTGCCGGTGGATATGGtagatcattatcatcatcattatggccccaaatacatcatcatcatgcataTTCGGCTGattcacaacaacatttattacaatcatcatcatcgacaaataCGACAACTAATTCAGCTAGTACAAATGGCTATGGTTATacaggtggtggtggtggtacaaCAGCTACAAATAATATG CAggatacaacaacaacaacaaatatgcAGCATCCAAATGCTAGTCACGTGTATGCACAACCAGTAAGAGTTGtaccgaataataataataatcatcatcattcatcatctgatcattatgatccatcatcatcaaatattggTTATTCAACCGAATCAATATGGAATAATGGCCGTAATGGCCGTAATTCAACACGTACAATTAGTAcggccaataataataataataataaaacatcaaaatctcgacattataataatcatcatgattcatatcataatgatcgtagacataataatcacaataataataataataataataatggtaccATTTCAGGTGGCCAATCAACTGGAATAcattatccatcatcatat AAACATGATGTCTATAATGAAACGGAATTTTCTACACGTGAATTAATCTATTCACCAGGACATTTATATGCAACAAATCCATCTGCTGTAAgacatcatcaatcatcaagcCATGcttattattaa
- the LOC124490151 gene encoding N-lysine methyltransferase SMYD2-A produces the protein MNSRQIAESSHNYQPGDVIFRLNEPLVYVTKYEHRLFTCDQCMRSIDSSIVCPGCHKVYYCSNDCQMKAWYRLHRIECSILAKREPMQFENQGIDYMQRLTLRLYLLMTSKDDNNGDKTGLQRSFTLPHNGQQRIIDEMETHSEQLKDSDQFRGIINYFKFYQIDDYDAELLLQCYGLLHVNSFGIDCYDTDNLTIDHRGCGLYIEASVFDHSCMPNACAAGDGLALEIRALRPIRPGDLIYLDYVQDILPKDQRIKHLEERYFFTCKCIGGCADNIDSDDDHHNNVFDSNVDFKRYRVLDNLIESLNPNNNNNNNNNDGDDDDGENSDDLDEDTWRQLYQLWTQRLTIQEEYYRKCVYHPCLSLFYQSFLRFLILNHHRFWMDGIEAEMNRVMAKTREHLAITHGNHHEFYRWTVGNFDG, from the exons atgaatagcCGTCAAATAGCCGAATCTAGCCATAATTATCAACCTGGTGATGTTATATTTCGTTTAAATGAACCATTAGTTTATGTAACAAAATATGAACATCGATTGTTTACCTGTGATCAATGTATGCgttcaattgattcatctATTGTTTGTCCTGGTTGTCATAaagtttattattgttcaaatGATTGCCAAATGAAAGCATGGTATCGTTTACATCGTATTGAATGTTCGATATTGGCTAAACGTGAACCAATGCA ATTCGAAAATCAAGGAATCGATTATATGCAACGTTTAACATTACGTCTCTATCTTTTAATGACATCcaaagatgataataatggtgataaaaCAGGACTACAACGATCATTTACATTACCACATAATGGCCAACAACGAATTATTGATGAGATGGAAACACATTCAGAACAATTAAAG gATTCGGACCAATTTCGTGgtattatcaattattttaaattctatcaaattgatgattatgatgctgaattattattacaatgttATGGCCTATTACATGTGAATAGTTTTGGTATCGATTGTTATGATACCGATAATCTTACTATCGATCATCGTGGTTGTGGCCTATATATAGAGGCATCAGTTTTTGATCATAGCTGTATGCCGAATGCATGTGCTGCTGGTGATGGATTGGCATTAGAAATTCGTGCCCTTCGTCCAATTCGACCCGGTGACCTAATCTATTTGGATTATGTTCAAGATATTCTACCAAAAGATCAACGTATTAAACATCTTGAAGAACGTTATTTTTTCACCTGTAAATGTATTGGTGGATGTGCCGATAACAtcgatagtgatgatgatcatcataataatgtattcgattcaaatgttgattttaAACGCTACCGAGTATTGGATAATCTAATTGAAAGTCTTaatccaaacaacaacaacaacaacaacaacaatgacggcgatgatgatgatggtgaaaattcGGATGATCTTGATGAAGATACATGGCGACAATTGTATCAATTATGGACACAACGATTAACCATACAAGAAGAATATTATCGTAAATGTGTATATCATCCATGtttgtcattattttatcaatcatttttaagatttttaatattaaatcatcatcgtttctGGATGGATGGTATAGAAGCTGAAATGAATCGTGTAATGGCAAAAACACGTGAACATCTAGCCATCACTCatggtaatcatcatgaattctATCGATGGACTGTTGGTAATTTTGATggttaa
- the LOC124491018 gene encoding uncharacterized protein LOC124491018 isoform X2, whose translation MTFVVNGHHHRDSHDHNADDDDDDKRNRPFHQQQQQRLSEQHHHPLLSIMDLKSTGPIHHHSNANELFSSLSDHHDGPVSTNVAHHESSSLNLIRNDDSDSDTKRSVREPRRNSKLGQDFPPIKKDGDLPAAGRINSKDLSRSNNKNGNSGSSHGMDDLLGGLAQLLGGNLKMPTSTTGNGPPLPLQPHLFTNPDQQAKLAQMLLGQMANNGGLNQRIPAHLAHLIPRGGPNFPAGFSGGPVGPPPPPLPPPKLNGRPSANFGQSNYPSFQLPFIPLLSTGANSRPQQSPPAIPLNNPPMLMPPVKPGSNSINNNNPMMKMPPTLHGLSKAEMDALIHQFISPSANINNNNKTMMNNVIANLMSKISSSSSGDRLDHSSNNKIDTFIPFFGAHHNNDTSNGNNAINNNRLLITSSASEPPPQIITMQEDEGPSVFEMVVKHKIGPTTTSTTTMMTTISSNSIRPTSTTINPTISTVINPDVTEIRNHHHKQQQHQNPGNQYSHILRVTSNPIHSSKINDVVYGKRIPVTTSTVGLEPSFTSTTITSFSSTISSSSTMDKTSASQELPYQTATVSTPPLNLPTTSVSYGKPVIMQLPIENVKPKIGQFDPTHMIDATIATARNNVGGSNNKIGIIESIKPSKSSPGNQIPGTGSFSNTNNGGTQNSNSTTKKSLAKPYVRRPAFRPRPNVPIVRIDTCIVGDDSTCDISLNEKCITELGLSSCQCRPGFARIIPRTNCSPVISLSLSFRVDKMAGNKVQFTRSLLNANSEEYQYLEFESIHAMNSLFAQTKSLNTYLMAVKINRFYAVGGRTIVNATISLRSNDSSINTSQRIKRQLQQELTQAIIESQNNLGESQLSVDSGSNAITRIDDLDECSAPDLNDCSRNAHCVNEFGGFRCECESGYEDKFADGDRWQTGRVCSTCSPSYCSNRGECLIIKGERVCRCRANFIGSQCDIDAEVLGVAVGGSIAALVIIVITFICLYMWNQRFRHEQQKIEAMSAASGHTFSYMNKPSAASLAALATMSRMSTIDGTVVGAGGYGRSLSSSLWPQIHHHHAYSADSQQHLLQSSSSTNTTTNSASTNGYGYTGGGGGTTATNNMDTTTTTNMQHPNASHVYAQPVRVVPNNNNNHHHSSSDHYDPSSSNIGYSTESIWNNGRNGRNSTRTISTANNNNNNKTSKSRHYNNHHDSYHNDRRHNNHNNNNNNNNGTISGGQSTGIHYPSSYKHDVYNETEFSTRELIYSPGHLYATNPSAVRHHQSSSHAYY comes from the exons gtccaattcatcatcattcgaatgcaaatgaattgttttcatcattgtctgatcatcatgatggccCAGTTTCTACAAATGTCGCCCatcatgaatcatcatcattgaatctaaTTAGAAATGACGATAGTGATAGTGATACAAAACGATCAGTACGTGAACCGCGAAGAAATTCCAAATTAGGACAAGATTTTCCTCCAATCAAGAAAGATGGCGATTTACCGGCCGCTGGACGTATAAATTCCAAAGATTTATCAcgttcaaataataaaaacggTAATAGTGGCTCATCACATGGAATGGATGATCTTCTTGGTGGACTTGCACAATTACTTGGTGGTAATCTTAAAATGCCTACTTCAACTACAGGAAATGGTccaccattaccattgcAGCCGCATCTATTTACCAATCCGGATCAACAGGCAAAATTAGCACAAATGTTATTAGGACAAATGGCCAATAATGGTGGACTAAATCAACGAATACCTGCACATTTAGCACATCTTATACCTCGAGGTGGTCCAAATTTTCCGGCTGGTTTTAGTGGTGGTCCTGTTGGTCCGCCACcgccaccactaccaccacccaAACTTAATGGTAGACCATCGGCCAATTTCGGTCAATCTAATTATCCTTCATTTCAATTGCCATTCATTCCTTTATTATCAACTGGTGCTAATTCAAGACCACAACAATCACCACCGGCAATACCATTAAATAATCCACCAATGCTAATGCCACCTGTGAAACCTGGTTCAAATagtatcaataataataatccaatgatgaagatgcCACCAACATTACATGGACTATCTAAAGCCGAAATGGATGCCctaattcatcaattcatatCGCCATCGGccaatataaataataacaacaaaacgatgatgaacaatgtgATTGCCAATCTAATGTCGAAAATTAGTTCTTCATCATCCGGAGATCGATTAGATCATtcaagtaataataaaattgatacaTTCATACCATTTTTCGGTGCACATCATAACAATGATACATCAAATGGTAATAATgcaattaataataatcgattattgataACATCATCGGCATcggaaccaccaccacaaatTATAACAATGCAAGAGGATGAAGGGCCAAGTGTATTCGAAATGGTTGTTAAACATAAAATTGGACCTACAACCACATCGACTACAACTATGATGACTACGATTTCCTCTAATTCAATTCGACCAACATCTACGACAATAAATCCAACTATTTCGACCGTTATCAATCCTGATGTAACCGAAATTcgtaatcatcaccataagcAGCAACAGCATCAAAATCCTGGTAATCAATATTCACATATATTACGTGTTACATCGaatccaattcattcatctaaaATAAACGATGTTGTTTATGGAAAACGTATTCCGGTTACTACATCTACTGTCGGTTTAGAGCCATCGTTTacatcaacaacgataacTTCATTCTCCTCAacgatttcatcatcatctacaatGGATAAAACTTCAGCTAGCCAAGAATTACCGTACCAAACGGCTACTGTTTCAACACCACCATTAAATTTACCAACAACAAGTGTATCATATGGAAAACCTGTAATCATGCAATTaccaattgaaaatgtaaagCCCAAAATCGGACAATTTGACCCAACACATATGATTGATGCAACAATAGCTACGGCTAGAAATAATGTCGGTGgatcgaataataaaattggtataatcgaatcgataaaaccatcaaaatcatcaccagGTAATCAAATACCCGGGACCGGTTCATTCAGCAACACTAATAACGGTGGTactcaaaattcaaattctacaacgaaaaaatcattggcaAAACCATATGTACGTCGTCCGGCATTTCGACCACGGCCAAATGTACCGATCGTACGTATTGATACCTGTATCGTTGGTGATGATAGTACATGTGatatttcattgaatgaaaaatgcatTACCGAACTGGGTCTTAGTTCATGTCAATGTCGACCAGGTTTTGCACGAATTATTCCACGTACAAATTGTTCACCAgtcatatcattatcattatcgtttcGTGTGGATAAAATGGCCGGTAATAAAGTACAATTCACAcgttcattattgaatgcTAATTCTGAAGAATATCAATATTTGGAATTTGAATCTATACATGcaatgaattcattgtttGCACAGACCAAATCATTGAATACTTATTTGATGGCTGTcaaaattaatcgattctATGCTGTTGGTGGCCGTACCATTGTCAATGCAACCATTTCATTACGATCGAATGATAGTTCGATCAATACATCACAACGTATCAAACGACAATTACAGCAAGAATTAACGCAAGCTATAATTGAATCACAAAATAATCTTGGTGAATCACAGTTATCAGTGGATTCTGGTTCAAATGCTATCACACGAATCGATGATCTGGATGAATGTTCCGCACCCGATCTAAATGATTGTTCGCGTAATGCACATTGTGTGAATGAATTCGGTGGTTTCCGTTGTGAATGTGAATCCGGTTATGAAGATAAATTCGCTGATGGTGATCGATGGCAAACCGGTCGTGTTTGTTCAACTTGTTCACCATCATATTGTTCAAATCGTGGTGAATGCTTAATCATCAAAGGTGAACGTGTTTGTCGATGTCGGGCAAACTTTATTGGTAGCCAATGTGATATTGATGCTGAAGTTTTAGGTGTTGCTGTTGGTGGTTCCATTGCTGCAttggtcatcattgtcattacaTTCATCTGTCTTTATATGTGGAA CCAAAGATTTCgtcatgaacaacaaaaaattgaagcaATGTCAGCTGCAAGTGGTCATACATTTAGCTATATGAATAAACCTTCAGCTGCATCATTAGCAGCATTGGCTACAATGTCACGTATGTCAACTATTGATGGTACAGTTGTTGGTGCCGGTGGATATGGtagatcattatcatcatcattatggccccaaatacatcatcatcatgcataTTCGGCTGattcacaacaacatttattacaatcatcatcatcgacaaataCGACAACTAATTCAGCTAGTACAAATGGCTATGGTTATacaggtggtggtggtggtacaaCAGCTACAAATAATATG gatacaacaacaacaacaaatatgcAGCATCCAAATGCTAGTCACGTGTATGCACAACCAGTAAGAGTTGtaccgaataataataataatcatcatcattcatcatctgatcattatgatccatcatcatcaaatattggTTATTCAACCGAATCAATATGGAATAATGGCCGTAATGGCCGTAATTCAACACGTACAATTAGTAcggccaataataataataataataaaacatcaaaatctcgacattataataatcatcatgattcatatcataatgatcgtagacataataatcacaataataataataataataataatggtaccATTTCAGGTGGCCAATCAACTGGAATAcattatccatcatcatat AAACATGATGTCTATAATGAAACGGAATTTTCTACACGTGAATTAATCTATTCACCAGGACATTTATATGCAACAAATCCATCTGCTGTAAgacatcatcaatcatcaagcCATGcttattattaa